A region from the Scyliorhinus torazame isolate Kashiwa2021f unplaced genomic scaffold, sScyTor2.1 scaffold_722, whole genome shotgun sequence genome encodes:
- the LOC140406624 gene encoding putative nuclease HARBI1: MGALLSLPLGLEDEELKEEPELNSRTGIKPGARFRHGTVVIPGAGVQLGTAVRPRTRTRAGQRPGARARLWTGAEATFGSRLITGSVTRPGGGLPHRAQTGSEPEPRLEFRPGLESGLSSRAGTGAEMGVGLAAGDEAGVGAGLRAEGGYEGVARPETGEASSLASGASTGIRLVAGGEAGLSGGARLKVRVGHGAGAGRGRARDRGRRPYTRRVFRNRTSYLNLSEEQCVQRLGFSREAVSELCHLVQEQLQPRTRAWTALPVAVKVTVALNFYTTGSFQAASGLTNDITQYAIHCCIRDVTEVLYSKRNQFISFPMETESQAERALGFRAIADFPQVQGVLGCAHVALRAPYDHPGVYVNKKGFHSLKVQLVCDHQKRVMQVCSRFPGSAWHSAILEQSSVPPLFRPERQALGWLLGGSGYPLDTWLMTPVRKPRTPCQHHYNQSHAATLATVPQTIVLLKHRFRCLSKSGGTLQYSPERVSKFIVVCCMLHNFALQRGQGLEEPGEGEVWDEEEEEESSPNLTAATALQQQIIAETFS, encoded by the coding sequence ATGGGTGCTCTGCTCAGTCTGCCCCTGGGgctggaggatgaggagctgaaagAAGAACCGGAGCTGAATTCCAGaactggaatcaaacctggagctAGATTCAGACATGGGACTGTAGTAATACCTGGAGCCGGAGTACAACTTGGCACCGCAGTGAGACCCAGAACAAGGACCAGAGCAGGACAAAGACCTGGAGCCAGAGCTAGACTCTGGACCGGAGCTGAAGCAACCTTTGGATCCAGACTCATAACCGGATCTGTAACAAGACCTGGTGGTGGATTGCCACACAGAGCACAAACCGGATCAGAACCTGAACCCAGATTGGAGTTCAGACCTGGACTGGAATCAGGACTCAGCTCGAGAGCCGGAACAGGAGCAGAAATGGGAGTCGGACTTGCAGCAGGCGACGAAGCAGGTGTGGGAGCTGGACTGCGAGCAGAGGGCGGATACGAGGGGGTTGCACGACCTGAAACAGGGGAGGCAAGCAGCCTGGCATCCGGAGCCAGTACAGGAATtcgactcgttgccggaggagaggCTGGACTTTCAGGAGGAGCGAGATTGAAAGTCAGAGTTGGACACGGAGCGGGAGCAGGCCGGGGTCGAGCCAGGGACCGAGGCCGGAGACCGTACACCAGGCGAGTGTTCCGGAACCGCACATCCTATCTCAACCTGAGCGAAGAGCAATGTGTGCAGAGGCTCGGCTTCAGCAGGGAGGCCGTGTCCGAGCTCTGTCACCTCGTCCAAGAGCAACTGCAACCCCGCACCAGGGCCTGGACTGCCCTGCCCGTGGCCGTCAAAGTGACGGTGGCCCTCAACTTCTacaccacggggtcattccaggccgcCAGCGGCCTCACCAACGACATCACCCAGTACGCCATCCACTGCTGCATCAGGGATGTGACAGAGGTGCTGTACTCCAAGCGGAACCAATTCATCAGCTTCCCCATGGAGACAGAGAGCCAGGCGGAGCGCGCACTGGGCTTCCGTGCGATCGCCGACTTCCCCCAGGTACAAGGTGTGCTGGGCTGTGCTCACGTGGCCCTCCGCGCTCCCTACGACCACCCGGGAGTCTACGTGAACAAGAAAGGTTTCCATTCCCTCAAGGTCCAGCTGGTGTGCGACCACCAGAAGCGGGTGATGCAGGTGTGCTCCCGATTTCCGGGCAGCGCGTGGCACTCCGCCATCCTGGAGCAGTCCTCTGTGCCGCCCCTCTTCCGGCCTGAGCGGCAGGCATTGGGCTGGCTGCTGGGGGGCAGTGGTTACCCCCTCGATACATGGCTaatgacccctgtcaggaagccccggaCCCCATGCCAGCATCATTACAATCAGAGCCACGCTGCTACCCTGGCTACAGTCCCCCAAACCATCGTGCTCCTTAAGCACAGATTCCGCTGCCTGTCCAAATCAGGAGGGACCCTGCAGTACAGCCCTGAGCGCGTCTCCAAGTTCATTGTTGTCTGCTGTATGCTCCATAACTTTGCCCTGCAGAGGGGGCAGGGGTTGGAGGAACCAGGGGAGGGCGAGGTGTgggatgaagaggaggaggaagaaagttCCCCGAATCTTACTGCTGCCACTGCCCTACAGCAACAGATCATCGCAGAGACCTTCAGCTGA